One part of the Xiphophorus maculatus strain JP 163 A chromosome 1, X_maculatus-5.0-male, whole genome shotgun sequence genome encodes these proteins:
- the LOC111608948 gene encoding uncharacterized protein LOC111608948 — MPNCCVTGCQNRYYPGSTIRFYRVPSGNRQFQVQRRRLWMEAIQQANGSRSEIRADARICGVHFISGEASTDPDRPNFVPTLFTCSKLRQGPTRRAKWTSSACRRSQRQKANVETKDISARGDDKENEDTTTVRDDEETEDTTTVRDDEDAKDTTNLTDEDAKDMTTVRDDEETEDMTTLTENEDITTLRDDEETEKPPTQPAAESLMDHQSSALIETADEFLLEMQTLPMSKEEETEDEKIHDKDPEVTECEAEPETMETENKSSPSPSPQKPPGKKIDKMNPVVLLKPLVLPQGAYHVDLSACTTVSSKEQREDTSQGGLTESSASRDQPSFPCNLCDRTFTTSHYLKRHKLLHVRDVRKCLRCGALFCRRHNHVLFQTRTEPLPESEESSSSSEDEPLDAEREKTSKVTGKADHALSVETDTPADSPSPSNTPLLKTSNQTDVGKPLLVSVKPAAVPSPPSPITRFPSNPGTVFQIKPLLSDISPALIRPNLPQQPQLPPSLKIFSTQHLTSALLDVQRNYEYILSKPKKVEVKVKEEPGEPVQICPVKEPVKQVKLEKIAYDLEMVI; from the exons ATGCCGAATTGTTGCGTGACCGGCTGTCAGAACCGCTATTACCCCGGTTCCACCATAAGGTTCTACAGAGTTCCCAGCGGGAACCGGCAGTTCCAGGTCCAGAGGAGGCGTTTATGGATGGAGGCGATCCAACAAGCCAACGGGAGCCGCAGTGAAATCCGTGCAGACGCTCGCATTTGTGGCGTTCATTTCATCTCAG GAGAGGCTTCCACGGACCCAGACAGGCCTAATTTTGTCCCCAcgttgtttacatgcagtaaaCTACGCCAGGGTCCAACTAGAAGGGCAAAATG GACTTCTTCTGCCTGTCGAAGAAGTCAAAGACAGAAAGCGAATGTGGAGACCAAAGACATATCAGCAAGGGGAGACGATAAAGAGAATGAAGACACGACTACTGTGAGAGACGATGAAGAGACCGAAGACACAACTACTGTGAGAGACGATGAAGATGCTAAAGACACGACTAATCTAACAGACGAAGATGCTAAAGACATGACTACTGTGAGAGACGATGAAGAGACTGAAGACATGACTactttgacagaaaatgaagaCATAACTACCCTGAGAGACGatgaagagacagaaaaaccACCAACCCAACCTGCAGCTGAGTCTTTAATGGACCACCAGTCCTCTGCTTTGATTGAAACTGCAGATGAATTTTTACTGGAAATGCAAACTTTGCCAATGTCAAAG GAGGAAGAAACAGAAGATGAGAAGATCCATGATAAAGACCCAGAAGTGACCGAATGTGAAGCTGAACCTGAAACgatggagacagaaaacaaatccaGCCCAAGTCCATCACCACAGAAAccaccaggaaaaaaaatagataaaatgaATCCTGTTGTGCTCCTAAAGCCTTTAGTTTTACCACAAGGTGCTTATCACGTTGACCTGAGCGCCTGTACCACGGTGTCGTCCAAAGAGCAGCGTGAAGACACGAGTCAGGGAGGATTAACGGAGTCGAGCGCCAGCAGGGATCAGCCGTCCTTTCCTTGTAACCTGTGCGATCGAACCTTCACTACAAGCCACTACCTGAAGCGCCACAAACTGCTTCACGTTCGAGACGTGAGGAAGTGCCTCAGGTGTGGCGCGCTCTTCTGCCGCCGCCACAACCACGTTTTGTTCCAGACGCGGACCGAGCCTCTACCCGAGTCTGAGGAGAGTTCCTCCAGCAGCGAGGACGAACCTCTGGACGCAGAGCGGGAGAAAACAAGCAAAGTAACAGGAAAGGCTGACCACGCTTTGAGCGTTGAGACTGACACACCTGCAGACAGTCCTTCTCCCAGTAACACACCGTTACTGAAGACTTCCAACCAGACGGATGTCGGAAAACCTCTCCTGGTGTCGGTGAAACCTGCTGCTGTTCCCTCTCCACCCTCTCCGATCACCAGGTTCCCCAGCAACCCAGGAACCGTGTTTCAGATTAAACCGCTCCTGTCGGACATCTCTCCCGCTTTGATACGACCAAATCTTCCTCAACAACCCCAACTCCCACCTTCCCTGAAGATCTTTTCCACTCAGCACCTCACCTCGGCCTTGCTCGATGTTCAGAGAAACTACGAATACATTTTAAGCAAGCCTAAAAAAGTCGAGGTGAAAGTCAAGGAGGAACCAGGAGAGCCGGTTCAAATTTGCCCAGTTAAGGAGCCAGTAAAGCAGGTCAAATTGGAGAAAATCGCTTATGACCTGGAGATGGTAATTTGA